The nucleotide sequence CAAGGAAGAAGAATAAAGAGGATGGGAATCTTATAGAAGATGATAATAGCAATGAAAGCGATTCTGCTTCTGATGATAGTAGTTCTGACACGCCGGCCGGAACAGTAAGAAACGGCGGATCGATCGTTGTAGATTCCGTCTGGGGCACAAAGGCACCCTATACACCGCTTGACAGGGAAAATCCAAAGGGACTTGTAGGAACAGGCAAGATAGTCGGAAATTCGGTTTATATAATACCTAATGATGATTATAATAAAGAAAGCAGTACAGAAAGCGGAAACTCAGCTCCTGAAATGTCTGAATTCTCAGCATCTGTCGCTTCTGCTTCAGAAAATTCAACTTCTTCTGTATCGTCATCCGCTCTTTCGTCGGGACGCGGTACTTATCCGAAGAATGGCAGTACAGCAAACAGCTATTGGAAAAACACAAGAAAATCCAATCAAACAGTATCAAAAAATAGTCATTACGGAAACAGTAATTTTAAGAGTACAGTTTCTAAAAATACAGCCTCTGGAAATAAAGTTTCAGATAATACAATTTCAGATAATACGGTCTCTGAGGATTCTGTTTCAAAGAATGCTGTATCAGGAAATACAGTTTCAAAGAATAGTGTTTCGAAAAATAAATAGTTCAAATTGATATCTTACTGACAGGTCAGGCATTTTTACAATGTCTGACCTGTTGCTTTTCCTAAGTTTTAACTAAACTTTTATTTTGCGTAAAAATACGATATAATCAAATAATCCTGGTAAAGAGAGGCAGATAAATATGACTGATAACATTAAAGAAATGCTTAACGATATAGCTGCTCTTGAAACGAATGGAGAGTATGAAAAAGAATTTGATCTGATATCCGAGGCAATGAAGACTGATCCGGAAAATTATGAGCTCTTTTACATGCTCGGAAGATGGTATTTTTACAGGAATGCCGACATGGCCTATATCTGCTTTGAGCAGGCATTGTTCTATCTAAAAAAACTCTCAAGTTTCCCGATAAACGATCTTCGTATGATCCAGAAAGATATAGATGAACTTCTTCTCGGGAATTCCCTTTCAGTAAGTGATGTATCAATAGTCATAGTTTCGTATAATGATATCGAAATTATGAAAGAAAACTTAAAAGCCATAAGAAATTATACCGATGCCGCGCATACGGAAGTGGTAGTCGTTGATAATGCTTCAACAGACGGCGCTGCTGAGTGGCTCGAGGAGCAGAAGGATATTCTTTTTATTGAAGCTTCAAAAAATTACGGATTTCCTATAGCCTGCAATATCGGAGCGGCTGCAGCGACAGCGGGAAATGATATCTTTTTCTTAAATAATGATGCAGTTCTTACTCCAAATGCATTGTTTTTCTTAAGGATGGCTCTATATTCAAGTCATGATACTGGTATGGTGAGCGGTGTTTCAAATAATGTTACGGCACAGACAATTGATGTCAAAGATAAATCACTGGAGGGCTGCATAAAATTTGGAAGTCTGAATAATGTTCCTATGCGGAATGCGCTGGAGATCAGACAGCGTCTTACAGGTTTTGCACTTCTCATAAAGTTTCAGGCTTTGAACGAAGCTATAACTGAAATGCGTTTCACAGATATGAACGTAGACAGAGATATTATTTTTGATGAACGTTTTTCTCCGGCTTATTTCGAGGATGATGATCTGGGGTTAAGAGTTTCGCAGGCCGGTTATCGCGAATATCTGGTACATAATGCATTTATTTACCACAAGGGCGGAGACGGCTTTGACAGCGAAAATAAAACAATGATAAAAAGTCGTGAAACCTTTACTGAAAAATGGGGTTTCGATATGTGGGGCTATGAGCTTTATTCAGATGATCTGATCGCTGCGCTTGAGAAAAAAGAGAAAGATCATAACAGGGCAATAAGAGTCCT is from Lachnospiraceae bacterium C1.1 and encodes:
- a CDS encoding glycosyltransferase translates to MTDNIKEMLNDIAALETNGEYEKEFDLISEAMKTDPENYELFYMLGRWYFYRNADMAYICFEQALFYLKKLSSFPINDLRMIQKDIDELLLGNSLSVSDVSIVIVSYNDIEIMKENLKAIRNYTDAAHTEVVVVDNASTDGAAEWLEEQKDILFIEASKNYGFPIACNIGAAAATAGNDIFFLNNDAVLTPNALFFLRMALYSSHDTGMVSGVSNNVTAQTIDVKDKSLEGCIKFGSLNNVPMRNALEIRQRLTGFALLIKFQALNEAITEMRFTDMNVDRDIIFDERFSPAYFEDDDLGLRVSQAGYREYLVHNAFIYHKGGDGFDSENKTMIKSRETFTEKWGFDMWGYELYSDDLIAALEKKEKDHNRAIRVLELFSGLGANLSRIKWLYPNSWTAGIEISPLLAGIARFSADRIISDNIFSELKNGRKKTFPLAERSFDYIIIDFDSFDEDMASYLRKSLENYLSEKGEFLSF